A stretch of the Porifericola rhodea genome encodes the following:
- a CDS encoding DMT family transporter, which yields MLFSRGVWYMVISVFFFSCMGLMVKLVPHIPSTQVVFFRSIISFLLSLIMLKQQKVFIWGNNRKYLLLRGGCGAVALILFYETLQHIPLASAVTIGFLAPIFTTLLGIFIIKEKVYPLQWIFFLAAFAGIVMVQGFDSRISPFYFVIGVIATFFSGLAQNFIRKLNTNEHPLVIIFYFPLITAPITGVYSVFNWEAPHGWDWVILISIGLFTQFAQFFMTKSIQLEELSKVSIIRYLGIVYALIFGYTFFDETYNIYAYAGMGLAILGVALNLWYKQTKFKRAESEKNRKQKMS from the coding sequence ATGCTTTTCTCCAGAGGGGTCTGGTATATGGTGATTTCCGTATTTTTCTTTTCATGTATGGGGCTTATGGTTAAGCTAGTGCCACATATACCTTCCACACAGGTAGTATTTTTCCGCTCAATTATCTCTTTTTTGTTGAGCCTGATTATGCTGAAACAGCAAAAGGTTTTTATATGGGGGAATAACAGGAAATATCTTTTACTAAGAGGGGGATGCGGAGCAGTTGCGCTTATCTTATTCTACGAAACCTTACAACATATACCTTTAGCCAGTGCAGTTACTATAGGGTTTCTGGCTCCTATATTTACTACGCTGCTAGGCATCTTTATTATTAAAGAGAAAGTTTATCCATTGCAGTGGATATTCTTTTTGGCGGCATTTGCGGGTATTGTAATGGTACAGGGCTTTGATAGTAGGATATCTCCATTCTATTTTGTTATTGGAGTAATCGCTACTTTCTTCTCAGGTTTGGCTCAAAATTTTATCCGTAAGCTTAATACAAATGAGCATCCGTTGGTAATAATCTTCTACTTTCCATTGATCACCGCTCCTATTACCGGTGTGTATTCTGTTTTTAATTGGGAAGCTCCTCACGGATGGGACTGGGTCATACTAATTTCTATAGGCCTCTTTACCCAGTTTGCTCAATTTTTCATGACAAAATCAATACAGCTGGAAGAGTTATCCAAGGTGAGTATTATCAGATATTTGGGAATAGTCTATGCCTTAATTTTCGGTTACACTTTCTTTGATGAAACCTATAACATCTACGCTTATGCAGGTATGGGGCTTGCTATTTTGGGAGTGGCACTAAACTTATGGTATAAACAAACTAAGTTCAAAAGAGCTGAGTCAGAAAAAAATAGAAAGCAAAAGATGAGTTAA
- a CDS encoding DUF4834 family protein, translating into MLFKFLLFLFLVYLLFRLVNFVFKVIRTVSGAKEQAQQFNRQYARQQNHGPNSRKYKQPTDGNVNIEYIPEEDKKKNKSSRDFKGGEYVDYEEVK; encoded by the coding sequence ATGTTATTTAAATTCCTATTGTTCTTATTTCTGGTATACTTACTATTTAGACTAGTCAACTTTGTCTTTAAAGTAATACGTACGGTATCTGGAGCTAAAGAGCAGGCTCAGCAATTTAACCGCCAGTATGCCAGGCAGCAAAACCATGGGCCCAACTCAAGAAAATACAAGCAACCCACAGACGGAAACGTTAATATTGAGTATATCCCAGAAGAAGATAAAAAGAAGAATAAAAGCAGCCGTGATTTTAAAGGAGGCGAATATGTAGACTATGAAGAAGTAAAGTAG
- a CDS encoding dipeptide epimerase, with protein sequence MKVKLHAFDLKIKDRFKIARESRDVQETLIVELEDTNEKGEVLRGFGETTANPYYGFTVESMREEIEKLRDIIEQFELSNKATHSKQSGSPEVFWHYMFPHLQKSSFTLCALDMAAHDLFGKKLRKPLYQLWKLNPDEAPASNYTIGIDTIEKMVQKMQNMPWPLYKIKLGTNEDLEIVKALRKHTDATFRVDANCAWSVEETIKNSKELKHLGVEFIEQPMRADDMEGMKEVFQHSELPLIADESCIVESDVAKCYNHFHGINIKLTKCGGLTPALRMIAEARKLNMKVMVGCMTESTVGISAIAHLAPLLDYVDMDGALLLAEDIATGVKVQPKGVEYAPENGTGAMLIASNQL encoded by the coding sequence ATGAAAGTAAAACTACACGCTTTTGACCTGAAAATTAAAGATCGCTTTAAGATTGCTCGCGAGTCTAGAGATGTACAGGAAACCCTGATCGTAGAATTGGAAGATACTAACGAGAAAGGAGAAGTACTGAGAGGTTTCGGCGAAACCACCGCCAATCCATACTATGGGTTTACTGTAGAAAGCATGCGAGAGGAGATAGAAAAGCTGCGAGATATTATAGAGCAGTTTGAACTTAGCAATAAGGCAACTCACAGCAAGCAGTCAGGCAGCCCGGAGGTCTTTTGGCATTATATGTTTCCTCACCTTCAAAAAAGCTCTTTTACACTTTGTGCGCTGGATATGGCTGCTCATGACCTCTTCGGTAAAAAACTGCGCAAACCACTTTATCAGCTCTGGAAGCTCAATCCCGATGAAGCTCCTGCCTCAAATTATACCATAGGGATAGATACCATAGAAAAGATGGTGCAGAAGATGCAAAACATGCCCTGGCCTTTATATAAAATTAAACTGGGAACGAATGAAGACCTGGAAATTGTAAAAGCATTACGTAAGCATACCGATGCTACATTTAGAGTAGATGCGAACTGTGCCTGGAGCGTAGAAGAAACGATAAAAAACTCTAAAGAGCTTAAGCATTTAGGGGTTGAGTTTATAGAGCAACCTATGCGCGCCGACGATATGGAGGGTATGAAAGAAGTCTTTCAGCATTCAGAATTACCCCTTATCGCCGACGAAAGCTGTATTGTAGAGTCTGATGTTGCCAAATGTTATAATCATTTTCATGGTATTAACATTAAGCTTACCAAGTGCGGAGGACTTACTCCCGCCCTGCGGATGATAGCTGAAGCCCGCAAACTAAATATGAAAGTAATGGTTGGCTGCATGACAGAGTCTACTGTAGGCATTTCTGCAATTGCTCACCTTGCTCCCCTTCTGGATTATGTAGATATGGACGGCGCCCTACTACTGGCAGAAGATATTGCTACCGGCGTTAAGGTACAGCCTAAGGGGGTAGAGTATGCACCGGAAAATGGTACCGGAGCTATGCTCATAGCTTCAAATCAACTGTAA
- the carB gene encoding carbamoyl-phosphate synthase large subunit → MPRDHSIKSVLIIGSGPIIIGQACEFDYSGSQAARSLREEGIEVTLINSNPATIMTDPVTADNIYLRPLEKKYIIEILEKHQIDAVLPTMGGQTALNLAIDCEKAGIWKKYNTRLIGVDINAIETTEDRERFRLKMKELDVNVCEGNIATSFLQGKEIAQRIGFPLVIRPSYTLGGFGGGFVEKAEDFEKALTQGLHASPIHEVLIEQSILGWKEYELELLRDSNGNIIIICSIENFDPMGVHTGDSITVAPAMTLPDTVYQHMRDLAKKMMNGIGEFAGGCNVQFAVNPEDDSIVGIEINPRVSRSSALASKATGYPIAKVAAKLAIGYNLDELKNQITGNTSAFFEPAIDYTIVKIPRWNFEKFVGADHRLGLQMKAVGEVMGIGRNFQEALQKACQSLEIKRNGLGADGKEETDQKVILEKLEHPTGDRLFRIYDAFKLGISFSTIQKLTKIDKWFLTQIEELIELEKDIEQYTLDTIPKELMMLAKKKGYADRQIAHLLRCLESQVHEKRKDMGIQRVYKLVDTCAAEFEAQTPYYYSTFQEENESVASDRKKIIVLGSGPNRIGQGIEFDYSCVHGVLAAKEAGYETIMINCNPETVSTDFDIADKLYFEPVFWEHIYDIIQHEKPEGVIVQLGGQTALKLAEKLDRYGIKILGTKFEALDLAEDRGRFSTLLKENDIPYPEFGTITDAASALELSKTIGFPLLVRPSYVLGGQSMKIVINENELEEHVVEILKDMPGNQILLDHFLEGAIEAEADAICDGEEAYVIGIMQHIEPAGIHSGDSYAVLPPYNLGDFVMQQIEMYTKRLALALGTVGLINIQFVIKDDRVYVIEANPRASRTVPFICKAYQEPYVNYATQLMLGEKKLKDFTFNPVKKGYAIKVPVFSFEKFPNVNKELGPEMKSTGEAIYFIDDLMDDYFLKIFSERNLYLSK, encoded by the coding sequence ATGCCAAGAGATCATAGTATCAAATCAGTCCTCATTATTGGTAGCGGTCCTATTATTATCGGACAGGCTTGCGAGTTTGATTATTCAGGATCACAAGCAGCAAGGTCTTTAAGGGAGGAAGGGATTGAAGTCACTCTGATCAATTCTAATCCTGCCACAATTATGACAGATCCGGTGACAGCTGATAATATTTATCTAAGGCCACTGGAAAAAAAGTATATCATTGAAATTCTGGAAAAGCACCAGATAGATGCTGTATTGCCTACTATGGGAGGACAAACTGCTCTCAATTTGGCCATTGATTGCGAAAAAGCAGGGATATGGAAGAAGTACAATACGCGCCTGATCGGGGTAGACATTAACGCGATAGAAACCACTGAAGACAGAGAGCGCTTTCGCCTCAAAATGAAAGAGCTGGATGTAAATGTATGTGAAGGAAACATCGCTACCTCTTTCTTGCAGGGTAAAGAAATTGCCCAGCGTATAGGTTTTCCTCTTGTTATCCGCCCTTCTTATACATTGGGTGGCTTTGGAGGCGGCTTTGTAGAAAAAGCCGAAGACTTTGAAAAAGCTCTTACGCAGGGATTGCATGCCTCTCCTATACACGAAGTACTTATAGAGCAAAGCATTTTAGGGTGGAAAGAATATGAGCTTGAACTGCTGAGAGATAGCAATGGTAATATCATTATCATCTGCTCTATTGAGAACTTTGACCCTATGGGGGTACATACCGGAGACTCAATAACTGTAGCTCCTGCCATGACTCTTCCAGATACTGTGTACCAACACATGCGAGATCTGGCTAAAAAGATGATGAACGGTATTGGAGAGTTTGCCGGAGGATGTAATGTTCAGTTTGCTGTAAATCCTGAAGACGACTCCATCGTAGGTATTGAAATTAACCCTAGAGTTTCTCGTTCTTCGGCTCTGGCTTCAAAGGCAACGGGTTACCCTATCGCTAAAGTAGCGGCAAAACTAGCAATTGGCTACAATCTGGATGAACTTAAAAATCAGATCACTGGTAATACTTCAGCTTTCTTTGAACCAGCAATTGACTACACAATCGTTAAAATACCTCGCTGGAACTTTGAGAAGTTTGTAGGCGCAGACCACAGACTAGGCTTGCAGATGAAAGCCGTTGGAGAAGTAATGGGTATTGGGCGTAACTTTCAGGAAGCACTACAGAAGGCCTGTCAGTCATTAGAAATTAAACGTAATGGTCTGGGAGCAGATGGCAAAGAAGAAACGGACCAAAAGGTAATCCTGGAGAAACTGGAACACCCTACTGGAGATCGTCTGTTCCGCATCTACGACGCTTTTAAGTTAGGTATCTCTTTCTCTACCATTCAGAAGCTGACAAAAATTGACAAATGGTTCCTGACACAGATTGAGGAACTGATAGAACTGGAGAAAGATATAGAACAGTATACCCTGGATACTATTCCTAAAGAACTGATGATGCTTGCCAAAAAGAAAGGTTATGCTGATCGTCAGATTGCTCACCTTCTGCGTTGCTTGGAAAGCCAGGTGCATGAGAAGCGGAAAGACATGGGAATACAGCGCGTGTACAAACTGGTAGATACTTGTGCTGCTGAGTTTGAAGCACAGACACCGTATTATTACTCTACCTTCCAGGAAGAAAACGAATCGGTAGCCTCTGACCGTAAAAAGATTATTGTACTTGGTTCTGGCCCCAACCGTATTGGCCAGGGTATAGAGTTTGATTACAGCTGTGTGCATGGTGTGCTTGCGGCCAAAGAAGCAGGCTACGAAACCATCATGATAAACTGTAACCCTGAGACAGTATCAACAGACTTTGACATTGCAGATAAGCTGTACTTTGAACCGGTATTCTGGGAGCATATTTACGACATCATCCAGCACGAGAAACCCGAAGGTGTAATTGTACAGTTGGGTGGACAAACTGCGCTAAAGCTTGCAGAAAAACTGGATCGCTATGGAATTAAAATACTGGGAACCAAGTTTGAAGCACTTGATCTGGCTGAAGATCGTGGCCGTTTCTCAACACTACTAAAAGAAAACGATATTCCTTACCCAGAGTTTGGTACTATCACAGATGCCGCATCTGCACTGGAGCTTTCTAAAACCATTGGGTTTCCGCTTTTAGTTCGCCCTTCATACGTATTGGGTGGGCAAAGCATGAAGATTGTTATTAACGAAAATGAACTGGAGGAGCATGTTGTAGAAATTCTTAAGGACATGCCTGGTAATCAGATTTTGTTAGATCATTTTCTTGAAGGCGCTATAGAAGCTGAGGCAGATGCCATTTGCGACGGAGAAGAAGCATATGTAATTGGAATAATGCAGCACATAGAGCCTGCTGGTATTCACTCAGGAGATTCTTATGCAGTACTACCTCCTTATAACCTGGGAGATTTTGTGATGCAGCAGATAGAAATGTATACCAAGCGTCTGGCTCTGGCTTTAGGTACTGTGGGGCTTATCAATATACAGTTTGTGATTAAAGATGATCGTGTGTACGTTATTGAAGCTAACCCTCGTGCCTCTCGTACAGTACCGTTTATCTGTAAGGCTTATCAGGAACCCTATGTAAATTATGCGACACAGCTAATGCTGGGTGAGAAGAAGTTAAAAGACTTTACCTTTAACCCGGTGAAAAAGGGATATGCTATTAAAGTTCCTGTATTCTCATTTGAGAAGTTTCCTAATGTAAATAAGGAATTAGGGCCTGAGATGAAATCTACTGGTGAAGCAATCTACTTTATAGATGACCTGATGGATGATTACTTCCTGAAGATCTTTAGTGAGCGAAACCTATATCTGAGCAAATAA
- a CDS encoding aminotransferase class I/II-fold pyridoxal phosphate-dependent enzyme, translating to MPTTHTLPGRTVELNGKEKLYFSGTSYLGINHQPEYRALLVEGMQQYGGNYSSSRSSNLKLAIYEEAEQFIRQWLGQEAVLSFSSGYQAGQALMQVLSTEATYIFAPKTHPAVWQSRQKVWQGSYTSWVNSLQEQIAKAPREVIVVSNSLDPLYAEKYSFDWLAELTEDKSIHVIIDDSHGLGVLGNNGEGIVAEAKAYLPPYVHLSIVGSIGKALGIPGGIISGSSTLIRQLQKSPYYTAASPIPPPYLFAFLQAQPIYQRARLNMQKRIRQFVNEVDTLNLFHYFENYPVFYTPYNALTQAVEELGILSSFPYPQPDSAPVTRVVLNALHTEKDIEMLSKAVKQFANTRGA from the coding sequence ATGCCTACTACTCATACGCTACCCGGACGTACTGTTGAACTCAACGGAAAAGAAAAATTATACTTCAGTGGCACATCTTATCTGGGGATCAATCATCAGCCAGAGTACCGGGCACTCCTGGTGGAAGGCATGCAGCAATATGGTGGCAATTACTCAAGTTCTCGCTCCTCCAATCTTAAACTGGCTATTTATGAAGAAGCAGAGCAATTTATAAGGCAGTGGCTGGGGCAGGAGGCAGTGCTTAGCTTTTCGTCTGGGTATCAGGCAGGGCAGGCATTAATGCAGGTACTCTCTACAGAGGCAACTTACATCTTTGCTCCTAAAACTCATCCGGCAGTATGGCAAAGCCGGCAAAAAGTATGGCAGGGTAGTTACACTTCTTGGGTAAACTCCTTACAAGAGCAAATAGCCAAAGCCCCTCGGGAAGTTATTGTTGTTAGCAATTCGCTGGATCCGCTATATGCGGAAAAGTATAGTTTTGACTGGCTTGCTGAGCTAACAGAGGATAAGTCAATTCATGTTATTATTGATGACTCACACGGCCTGGGAGTACTTGGTAACAATGGTGAAGGTATAGTTGCAGAAGCAAAAGCTTATCTGCCTCCATACGTACACTTAAGTATAGTAGGTTCTATAGGAAAAGCACTAGGCATACCCGGAGGTATTATATCTGGTTCTTCTACACTAATTCGTCAGTTGCAAAAGAGCCCATACTATACAGCAGCCTCACCCATACCGCCCCCTTATTTATTTGCCTTTTTACAGGCTCAGCCAATCTACCAAAGGGCTAGATTAAACATGCAAAAAAGAATTAGACAATTTGTAAATGAGGTAGATACTCTGAATCTTTTCCATTATTTTGAGAATTACCCCGTCTTCTATACGCCCTACAATGCTTTAACGCAAGCTGTAGAAGAGTTAGGCATATTATCCAGCTTTCCGTATCCCCAGCCCGATAGTGCACCAGTAACAAGGGTAGTTCTTAATGCTTTGCACACAGAAAAAGATATTGAAATGCTTTCTAAAGCAGTTAAGCAGTTTGCTAATACCAGAGGGGCTTAG